One Embleya scabrispora DNA segment encodes these proteins:
- a CDS encoding DUF397 domain-containing protein produces MSKWVRNAASSATGQCVELSVTAGGAVAVRDSRDPHGPALVYTKTEIATFVASAKTGEFDWLIA; encoded by the coding sequence GTGTCGAAATGGGTTCGGAATGCGGCGAGTTCGGCGACGGGACAGTGTGTGGAGTTGAGCGTGACGGCGGGTGGCGCGGTGGCGGTGCGCGACTCGCGGGATCCGCACGGGCCGGCACTGGTGTACACGAAAACGGAGATCGCGACGTTCGTGGCGAGCGCCAAGACCGGGGAATTCGATTGGCTGATCGCATAG
- a CDS encoding enolase C-terminal domain-like protein, giving the protein MTDLTLYHCAVSERTSWLVLRLRTSDGLTAYGECSDGGPLADVVAALDEWTPFLQAEDVVGDFARDRDAHRVRDLSSEVGSLRGHFTAVRQRAGARSDFLHTTVWGGIEQALCDLAARAAGVPLWRWLGGTRPEPIPLYANINRAPGGREPRDVAATAGQAVAAGFGGVKLAPFDTPGDRPLPDLGLSRVRAVRQALGPDPGLMVDCHERVVLDELLPVLDDLLALRLDWLEDAVGIEHVDELRRLRRYTGEVRLAGGEFATDRGQVEAVADLLDVVMPDVKHAGGVHAALALAHAAIEVGASVSLHNPSGPIATAFGAHVAAVVPGVLEYAFGEVPWRGDVLTNGEPVRHGHYIVPDGPGIGLDLDTTHSSVTPVWSVSLQESG; this is encoded by the coding sequence GTGACTGACCTGACGCTCTATCACTGCGCCGTCTCCGAGCGGACCAGTTGGCTCGTCCTGCGCCTGCGCACGTCCGATGGGCTCACCGCCTACGGCGAATGCTCCGACGGCGGCCCGCTTGCCGACGTCGTCGCCGCACTCGACGAATGGACCCCGTTCCTCCAGGCCGAAGACGTCGTCGGCGACTTCGCCCGGGATCGCGACGCCCACCGGGTTCGCGACCTCTCATCCGAAGTCGGATCGCTTCGGGGGCACTTCACCGCCGTGAGACAAAGGGCCGGGGCCCGCTCCGACTTTCTACATACGACCGTGTGGGGCGGCATCGAGCAGGCGCTGTGCGACCTCGCCGCCCGCGCCGCCGGCGTGCCGTTGTGGAGATGGCTCGGCGGCACCCGTCCCGAACCGATCCCGCTCTACGCCAACATCAATCGCGCCCCCGGCGGCCGCGAGCCGCGCGACGTCGCCGCCACGGCCGGCCAAGCGGTGGCGGCCGGGTTCGGCGGCGTGAAACTCGCTCCGTTCGATACGCCGGGCGATCGCCCACTGCCCGACCTGGGCCTGAGCCGGGTCCGGGCCGTTCGTCAGGCCCTCGGCCCCGACCCCGGCCTGATGGTCGACTGCCATGAACGTGTCGTGCTCGACGAACTGCTCCCCGTCCTGGACGACCTGCTCGCGCTACGACTCGACTGGCTCGAGGACGCCGTCGGCATCGAGCACGTGGACGAGCTGCGCAGGTTGCGTAGATACACCGGCGAAGTCCGGCTCGCCGGCGGCGAGTTCGCCACCGACCGGGGTCAGGTCGAGGCCGTCGCCGACCTTCTCGACGTGGTCATGCCCGACGTCAAGCACGCCGGTGGTGTCCACGCGGCGCTGGCCCTCGCGCACGCCGCCATCGAGGTCGGCGCGTCCGTGTCCCTGCACAACCCGAGCGGTCCGATCGCCACGGCCTTCGGCGCGCACGTCGCCGCCGTCGTCCCCGGTGTCCTGGAGTACGCGTTCGGCGAAGTTCCCTGGCGTGGCGACGTCCTGACGAACGGTGAGCCCGTTCGGCACGGTCACTACATCGTTCCGGACGGCCCCGGCATCGGCCTGGACCTGGACACCACCCACTCCTCGGTCACCCCCGTATGGTCCGTCAGCCTCCAGGAGTCCGGATGA
- a CDS encoding ABC transporter permease, whose amino-acid sequence MTATPTATTIPATATVTAIGRKASLVARLRGGATITGLAIVVLVFGAGLAAPLLATHGPDAQSADALAGPSGAHLLGTDEFGRDLLSRVLHGIRVDVFITAAAVPTGAFIGTAIGLLSGVHRYLDVVLQRLFDIMLAFTALVLGVTIAAIQGPGTTAIVLTVIGVNIPLFGRLTRDAVISQRDRDYVIAARVVGTRPTRVLFRHILPNSVDALIVQAALSLSLAVFIEGAMSFVGIGVRPPDPSLGSLLRTSINFLSQNPAYALGPMVVVTALVIGFNLIADGLNKGLLRR is encoded by the coding sequence ATGACCGCCACCCCCACGGCGACCACCATCCCCGCCACAGCCACCGTAACCGCCATCGGCCGCAAGGCGTCGCTCGTCGCCCGGTTGCGCGGCGGCGCCACCATCACCGGGCTCGCGATCGTCGTACTCGTCTTCGGCGCCGGCCTCGCCGCACCCCTGCTCGCCACGCACGGGCCCGATGCGCAAAGCGCCGACGCGCTCGCCGGACCCAGCGGCGCACACCTGTTGGGCACCGACGAGTTCGGACGCGACCTGCTGAGCCGCGTCCTCCACGGCATTCGCGTCGACGTGTTCATCACCGCCGCGGCCGTTCCCACCGGCGCTTTCATCGGCACGGCCATCGGCCTGTTGTCCGGTGTCCATCGTTACCTCGACGTGGTCCTGCAACGCCTCTTCGACATCATGCTCGCGTTCACCGCGCTCGTCCTGGGTGTCACCATCGCCGCGATCCAAGGGCCCGGCACCACCGCGATCGTGCTCACCGTCATCGGTGTCAACATCCCACTGTTCGGTCGACTCACCCGCGACGCGGTCATCTCCCAACGCGACCGCGACTACGTCATCGCCGCCCGCGTGGTCGGCACTCGCCCCACCCGCGTGCTCTTTCGCCACATCCTGCCCAACAGCGTCGACGCCCTCATCGTGCAGGCCGCGCTGTCGCTGTCCCTCGCGGTCTTCATCGAAGGCGCGATGAGCTTCGTCGGCATCGGCGTGCGCCCGCCCGATCCCTCGCTCGGCTCGCTCCTGCGCACGAGCATCAACTTCCTGTCCCAAAACCCCGCGTACGCCCTCGGCCCCATGGTCGTGGTCACCGCGCTGGTGATCGGTTTCAACCTGATCGCGGACGGCCTGAACAAGGGACTCCTGCGCCGATGA
- a CDS encoding Scr1 family TA system antitoxin-like transcriptional regulator: MSTWEVHVVPGLLQIPAYARGHRRGGCPTPNLTRSNSASRCAGVGRRC, translated from the coding sequence ATCAGCACCTGGGAGGTCCATGTCGTCCCCGGCCTCCTGCAGATCCCCGCGTATGCGCGCGGTCACCGCCGGGGGGGCTGCCCGACGCCGAACCTCACGAGATCGAACAGCGCGTCGCGCTGCGCCGGGGTCGGCAGGAGGTGCTGA
- a CDS encoding ROK family transcriptional regulator — MGGTHIDATASRPPGLVSGGHRAENMRRGNASAILRAILAHGPVSRAEIARQTGLSAPSVTKLTGSLIAAGLVHDLAPQAPTDLGRPRIPVRIDAGGPVVLGLHFGLRRTTFGLVGLDGRVHARTALTHTGRTPRELVDQAAAGAAAFLARHAADRRLLGSSASIGGWVDSTEGVVVAHRPLAWTDVPLRAMLADRLPGPFRLEQHTRATAQAELWYGAGREADDLVLVFVGNVVDAAVVIDRVIHRGPNSAAGRIAHLRVDAVSHVRCACGRTGCLEQVASDVAVLAAAADAGLAADDLDALIALADAGDETADGLLRTRARLVGRAVGTVIDVVNPERVVLAGSMVTEDAYLNVLRAEAESMVYQGRGVGSRVQVTTLGVGALVVSAAAPLLADVLRDPFAYVEEVA, encoded by the coding sequence ATGGGCGGCACACACATCGACGCGACCGCGAGCAGGCCGCCCGGCCTGGTGTCCGGCGGACACCGTGCGGAGAACATGCGTCGCGGTAACGCGTCCGCCATTCTTCGCGCGATTTTGGCCCACGGCCCCGTGTCCCGTGCGGAGATAGCCCGACAGACCGGGCTCTCCGCGCCCTCCGTCACCAAACTCACCGGCAGTCTGATCGCGGCGGGGCTCGTGCACGACCTCGCTCCCCAGGCTCCGACCGACCTGGGCCGCCCACGAATTCCCGTCCGGATCGACGCCGGCGGCCCGGTCGTTCTCGGTCTCCACTTCGGCCTGCGCCGCACCACGTTCGGCCTCGTCGGCCTCGATGGCCGAGTGCACGCGCGAACCGCACTCACCCACACCGGGCGCACCCCTCGGGAACTGGTCGACCAAGCCGCCGCGGGCGCGGCGGCGTTCCTGGCCCGGCACGCGGCCGACCGTCGCCTTCTGGGCAGCAGCGCGAGCATCGGTGGTTGGGTCGACAGCACCGAAGGCGTCGTCGTCGCACACCGCCCGCTCGCCTGGACCGACGTGCCGCTTCGCGCGATGCTCGCCGATCGGCTCCCCGGACCGTTTCGCTTGGAACAGCACACGCGAGCCACCGCGCAAGCCGAACTCTGGTACGGGGCGGGTCGCGAAGCCGACGACCTCGTGCTCGTCTTCGTCGGCAACGTCGTCGACGCCGCCGTCGTCATCGACCGAGTCATCCACCGCGGGCCGAACTCGGCCGCCGGACGCATAGCGCACCTGCGCGTCGACGCCGTTTCGCACGTGCGCTGCGCTTGCGGACGTACCGGCTGTTTGGAACAGGTCGCGAGCGACGTCGCCGTTCTCGCCGCCGCCGCGGACGCCGGGCTCGCCGCCGACGACCTCGACGCACTCATCGCCTTGGCCGACGCGGGCGACGAGACCGCCGACGGCCTGCTGCGCACGCGAGCGCGTCTCGTCGGCCGAGCTGTGGGCACCGTGATCGACGTCGTCAACCCGGAGCGCGTCGTCCTCGCGGGGTCGATGGTCACCGAGGACGCGTATCTGAATGTTCTGCGTGCCGAGGCGGAGTCCATGGTCTATCAAGGACGTGGAGTGGGGAGCCGCGTTCAGGTCACCACCCTCGGCGTCGGCGCGCTCGTCGTGTCCGCCGCGGCGCCGCTCCTCGCCGATGTGCTGCGTGACCCGTTCGCGTACGTCGAGGAAGTCGCATGA
- a CDS encoding TetR/AcrR family transcriptional regulator — MARPRQFDEQSAVNSATELFWQRGYHATSVRDLGDALKLTPSSLYRTFTDKHTLFLRALDHYRATESTQARRRLDASDRPVREVLREWMLWLVTCPADGESGRGCFVVNTASELGTTDAQVQERTEAAFAVTRQALRAVLTEGRERGELSTDLDIEGAVELLFTTVLGLRVRERAGHDLERLATAIDLAIRTLGTTPAQPA, encoded by the coding sequence ATGGCACGCCCTCGACAGTTCGACGAGCAGAGCGCGGTCAACTCGGCGACCGAGCTTTTCTGGCAGCGCGGTTACCACGCCACTTCGGTGCGCGACCTCGGCGACGCGCTGAAGCTCACGCCCAGCAGCCTGTACCGGACGTTCACGGACAAGCACACACTCTTTCTGCGCGCACTCGACCACTACCGGGCCACCGAGTCGACGCAGGCCCGCCGGCGTCTGGACGCGAGTGACCGCCCGGTTCGTGAGGTGCTGCGGGAATGGATGTTGTGGCTGGTGACCTGCCCGGCGGACGGTGAGTCCGGTCGCGGCTGCTTCGTGGTCAACACCGCGTCCGAACTCGGCACCACTGACGCCCAGGTCCAGGAGCGGACCGAGGCCGCATTCGCGGTCACCCGGCAGGCCCTGCGTGCGGTGCTGACCGAGGGGCGGGAGCGAGGCGAACTGTCCACCGATCTCGACATCGAGGGGGCCGTGGAATTGCTGTTCACGACAGTTCTCGGCCTGCGAGTCCGGGAACGCGCAGGCCACGATCTGGAGCGCCTGGCCACCGCGATCGATCTCGCGATCCGAACCCTGGGGACCACACCCGCGCAACCCGCCTGA
- a CDS encoding SAM-dependent methyltransferase: protein MDQDADSGPPPIDTKTPSVARMHDYLLGGTDNYPADRRACSKLLRVAPDIRALALNNRAFLRRAVRVPAREHGIRQFLDHGSGLPTRDNVHQVARAVHPDCRVVYVDNDPTAEAHGRTLLDENDGSARFLRADLRRPDAILDHRDVRATLDLERPVAALFVSVLHCVPERDDPKAIVRRVAERLCSGSFVLVCQLVSRDPHAREAPTRCMDEATGGRWGAVRSPAAVDGFLDGLDVEPPGLTEITTWRPDTEPRTLQGTDVIEYGGLARIP from the coding sequence CTGGACCAGGATGCCGATTCCGGGCCGCCCCCGATCGACACGAAAACCCCCAGCGTCGCCCGCATGCACGACTACCTCCTCGGCGGCACCGACAACTACCCCGCCGACCGCCGCGCCTGCTCGAAACTTCTGCGCGTGGCCCCCGACATCCGCGCCCTCGCGCTCAACAACCGGGCGTTCCTGCGCCGGGCGGTGCGCGTGCCGGCACGCGAGCACGGGATCCGGCAGTTCCTCGACCACGGCTCCGGGCTGCCGACACGCGACAACGTCCACCAGGTCGCCCGGGCCGTCCACCCCGACTGCCGCGTCGTCTACGTCGACAACGACCCCACCGCCGAGGCCCACGGCCGCACCCTCCTCGACGAGAACGACGGATCGGCCCGCTTCCTGCGCGCCGACCTGCGCCGGCCGGACGCCATCCTCGACCACCGCGACGTCCGAGCCACCCTCGACTTGGAACGGCCCGTCGCCGCCCTGTTCGTGTCCGTGCTCCACTGCGTCCCCGAACGTGACGACCCCAAGGCGATCGTGCGCCGCGTCGCGGAGCGCCTGTGTTCGGGCAGTTTCGTGCTGGTGTGCCAACTCGTCAGCCGCGATCCGCACGCCCGCGAGGCCCCCACCCGCTGCATGGACGAGGCCACCGGCGGCCGATGGGGCGCCGTGCGTTCCCCCGCGGCGGTGGACGGCTTCCTCGACGGGCTGGACGTCGAACCACCCGGGCTGACGGAGATCACCACATGGCGCCCCGACACCGAACCCCGCACCCTCCAGGGCACCGACGTCATCGAGTACGGCGGCCTCGCCCGCATCCCCTGA
- a CDS encoding MFS transporter: protein MAVCVVTLGTFLLVTAEQLPIGLLTTVGSALSVSEGTAGLMVTVPSVVAGVAAPLVPMIVGSLDRRILLLGLMALMTVANLGSALAPNFAVLVGSRVLVGIAVGGFWAVAAGLAVRLVTPADVPRATAVIFGGVGAANVFGVPLGTLIGDMTGWRIAFSSLSALALVTLIALLAVLPRLVASQAIRPKVLMEQLRNPGVRVGIIATALLVFGHFAAYTFVSPALQKLSGIDERYVGPLLFGFGAAGMIGNFLAGAALSRRVHRNVLTIAVAMTAAMPLFLLLGRIAIGGAILLIVWGLAFGGVSVGLQTWMIKAAPQAVEAASSLWVAVFNLSIGFGALTGGIIVDKLTLQGVLWLGGASALLAALAIWTARTNDAVR, encoded by the coding sequence ATGGCGGTCTGCGTGGTGACTCTCGGCACCTTTCTGCTGGTGACCGCCGAACAACTGCCGATCGGCCTGCTCACCACAGTGGGGTCCGCGCTGTCGGTCTCCGAGGGGACCGCAGGACTGATGGTGACGGTGCCCAGCGTCGTCGCCGGGGTCGCGGCACCGCTGGTCCCGATGATCGTCGGGTCGCTGGACCGGCGCATTCTGCTGCTCGGGCTGATGGCCCTGATGACCGTCGCGAACCTGGGCTCCGCCCTGGCGCCGAACTTCGCGGTGCTGGTGGGTTCCCGGGTGCTGGTCGGCATAGCGGTCGGCGGTTTCTGGGCTGTTGCCGCCGGCCTGGCTGTCCGGCTCGTCACCCCCGCCGACGTACCTCGCGCCACCGCGGTCATTTTCGGCGGCGTGGGAGCCGCGAACGTGTTCGGCGTTCCGCTCGGCACCCTGATCGGTGACATGACCGGATGGCGTATCGCCTTCTCCTCGCTCAGCGCCCTGGCCCTCGTGACCTTGATCGCCTTGTTGGCGGTACTGCCGAGGCTGGTCGCCTCCCAGGCCATCCGGCCCAAGGTACTGATGGAGCAACTCCGCAATCCGGGCGTGCGCGTCGGCATCATCGCGACGGCGCTCCTCGTGTTCGGACACTTCGCCGCATACACCTTCGTGAGCCCGGCGCTGCAGAAACTGTCGGGGATCGACGAACGCTACGTCGGTCCGCTGCTGTTCGGATTCGGCGCGGCCGGCATGATCGGCAACTTCCTCGCCGGTGCGGCGCTCTCCCGCCGCGTGCACCGCAACGTGCTGACCATCGCCGTGGCCATGACCGCCGCGATGCCCCTCTTCCTGCTACTCGGCCGGATCGCGATCGGCGGCGCCATTCTGCTGATCGTCTGGGGCCTGGCCTTCGGCGGTGTGTCCGTGGGCCTCCAGACCTGGATGATCAAGGCCGCTCCGCAGGCTGTGGAAGCCGCCTCCTCGCTATGGGTGGCGGTGTTCAACCTGTCCATCGGCTTCGGCGCGCTGACCGGCGGCATCATCGTCGACAAGCTCACGCTCCAAGGCGTGCTCTGGCTCGGTGGCGCCTCCGCCTTGCTCGCCGCCCTGGCGATCTGGACCGCCCGCACCAACGACGCCGTGCGCTGA
- a CDS encoding tetratricopeptide repeat protein, whose translation MAVSYWQVGWTGEAIDLLERVVADSERLLGAEHPDTLARLAALRELRRP comes from the coding sequence CTGGCGGTCTCCTACTGGCAGGTTGGGTGGACCGGTGAGGCGATCGACCTGCTGGAGCGGGTGGTGGCCGACAGCGAGCGGCTGCTGGGCGCCGAACACCCCGACACGCTCGCGAGGCTGGCTGCCTTACGTGAATTGAGGCGTCCCTGA
- a CDS encoding SDR family NAD(P)-dependent oxidoreductase: MNSADTQRPPTKTAIVTGTARGIGLAIARELAAGGARVIAVDIEPTPPGPGLVPVRVDLTDSDAPTRVLRAAGTVVDILVNNAFAEERASILDGTSDGWSRTFDVSLHAAVHLSRAFAAERGGRSGAIVNIASVHAGAALPDFGAYAAAKAGLVAFTRAAAVEWGPLGIRVNAINPGFIAVERNEHAWSDPAALTRRMAPYPLRRPGRPQEVAHAVAFLTGDQASFITGAVLPVDGGLTARLPEADA, translated from the coding sequence ATGAACAGCGCCGACACCCAGCGCCCGCCCACCAAGACGGCCATCGTGACCGGCACCGCACGCGGCATCGGACTCGCCATCGCGCGCGAACTCGCCGCAGGCGGCGCGCGCGTCATCGCGGTGGACATCGAACCGACGCCACCCGGTCCCGGCCTCGTGCCCGTGCGCGTCGACCTCACCGACTCCGACGCGCCCACCCGCGTCCTGCGCGCCGCAGGCACCGTTGTCGACATCCTCGTCAACAACGCCTTCGCCGAGGAACGTGCGTCCATTCTCGACGGCACATCCGACGGCTGGTCCCGCACCTTCGACGTCAGCCTGCACGCCGCCGTCCACCTGTCGCGGGCGTTCGCCGCCGAACGCGGCGGCCGATCCGGCGCGATCGTCAACATCGCGTCCGTTCACGCGGGCGCCGCGCTGCCCGACTTCGGCGCCTACGCGGCGGCCAAGGCCGGACTCGTCGCGTTCACCCGCGCGGCCGCCGTCGAATGGGGTCCGCTCGGAATCCGCGTCAACGCGATCAACCCCGGCTTCATCGCCGTCGAACGCAACGAACACGCCTGGTCCGACCCCGCCGCCCTCACCCGTCGCATGGCCCCCTACCCACTACGCCGACCCGGTCGTCCCCAGGAAGTCGCGCACGCCGTCGCCTTCCTGACGGGGGATCAGGCGTCGTTCATCACCGGGGCCGTGCTGCCCGTCGACGGCGGCCTGACCGCCCGCCTACCGGAGGCCGACGCATGA
- a CDS encoding IS110 family transposase — MLVNPAHLKGIRGRKTDPNDAASPARAVASGMVMAPFVPERAIRELRDLTRRRTEIVRAAGWEAQRLEKELEDTGMKLTSVLTDVLGVSGRAILEALIAGARAPEYLADLAVGKARAKIHDRHLARPERPCSLPRNRRRLLHQT, encoded by the coding sequence ATGCTGGTCAACCCCGCCCACCTCAAGGGCATCCGCGGCCGCAAGACCGACCCGAACGACGCGGCCTCCCCGGCCCGTGCCGTCGCGTCGGGGATGGTGATGGCACCCTTCGTGCCCGAGCGCGCGATTCGGGAGCTGCGCGACCTGACCCGGCGACGCACCGAGATCGTCCGCGCCGCGGGCTGGGAGGCCCAGCGGCTGGAAAAGGAACTCGAGGACACCGGCATGAAACTCACCTCCGTCCTGACCGACGTGCTCGGCGTCTCAGGCCGGGCCATCCTGGAAGCGCTGATCGCGGGCGCGCGTGCCCCCGAGTACCTCGCGGACCTCGCCGTGGGTAAGGCCCGTGCCAAGATTCACGATCGCCATCTGGCGCGTCCTGAACGACCATGCTCCCTACCGCGAAATCGGCGCCGACTACTTCACCAAACGTGA
- a CDS encoding DUF5753 domain-containing protein, whose amino-acid sequence MLSNGQRTETLIALLDESVLQRPVGGAGVMAEQMAFLLEAIERRWVQVRIVRFASATDLTPPSSMTLLRFPHGGPQEMVYLEHAEAATYISRARDVERYRAFLERLCLAAESRSDSEDMIVTAHSR is encoded by the coding sequence GTGCTGAGCAACGGGCAGCGCACGGAGACGCTGATCGCGCTGCTGGACGAGAGCGTGTTGCAACGCCCGGTGGGCGGGGCGGGGGTGATGGCCGAGCAGATGGCGTTCCTGCTCGAGGCGATCGAACGCCGGTGGGTGCAGGTGCGGATCGTGCGGTTCGCCAGTGCCACGGACCTGACGCCGCCCTCCTCGATGACGCTGCTGCGGTTCCCCCACGGCGGTCCGCAGGAGATGGTCTACCTCGAACACGCCGAGGCCGCCACCTACATCAGCCGCGCCCGCGACGTGGAACGCTACCGCGCATTCCTCGAACGCCTCTGCCTCGCCGCGGAGTCCCGCAGTGACAGCGAAGACATGATCGTCACCGCCCATAGCCGCTAA
- a CDS encoding ABC transporter permease → MLAYSLRRVPSALLVLLVASMLVFAVLRLAPGDPAVVLAGPDPTPQAVEAVRTQLGLDDSLASQYFHWLGGLLTGDLGDSYILGAPIATLIGSGLGATLELTLAALVLAILIGGTLGLALGAGRRRTVRTGAGAVTGLAFAVPPYVSGVLLVLLFSIAWPILPAAGRVALLDDPEIAAQYLLMPALCLALPAAAVIARFLAASLRRVQDEDFVQTGIAKGISARRLLFRHVLPNALPPVITALGIQIGQLLGGAIVVEAIFAWPGIGQLLLNAVLGRDYLLVQDLLLLAVAVSVILQTVTDLAHAAIDPRLRPEAR, encoded by the coding sequence ATGCTTGCGTATTCCTTACGGCGCGTCCCCTCAGCCCTGCTCGTCCTGCTCGTCGCCTCGATGCTCGTCTTTGCCGTGCTGCGACTGGCCCCGGGCGACCCCGCGGTCGTGCTCGCGGGGCCCGACCCCACACCACAGGCCGTCGAGGCCGTCCGCACCCAACTCGGCCTCGACGACTCGCTCGCCTCGCAATACTTCCACTGGCTCGGCGGACTGCTCACCGGCGACCTCGGCGACTCGTACATTCTCGGCGCACCCATCGCCACACTGATCGGCTCGGGCCTCGGCGCCACCCTGGAACTGACTCTCGCCGCGCTCGTCCTGGCCATCCTCATCGGCGGCACCCTCGGGCTTGCCCTCGGCGCGGGCCGGCGTCGCACCGTACGCACCGGCGCAGGCGCTGTCACCGGGCTCGCGTTCGCCGTTCCGCCGTACGTCAGCGGTGTCCTGCTCGTCCTGCTGTTCTCCATCGCCTGGCCGATCCTGCCCGCGGCCGGACGCGTCGCCCTCCTCGACGATCCAGAAATCGCCGCGCAATACCTGCTCATGCCCGCCCTGTGTCTCGCCCTGCCCGCGGCGGCGGTCATCGCCCGTTTCCTCGCCGCCTCCCTCCGCCGTGTCCAGGACGAGGATTTCGTCCAGACGGGCATCGCCAAGGGCATCAGTGCGCGACGCCTCCTTTTCCGCCACGTGTTGCCCAACGCGCTCCCGCCCGTCATCACCGCCCTCGGCATCCAAATCGGCCAACTCCTGGGCGGGGCCATCGTCGTCGAGGCGATCTTCGCGTGGCCTGGCATCGGCCAACTCCTGCTCAACGCGGTCCTGGGCCGTGACTACCTGCTCGTCCAGGACCTGCTGCTCCTCGCGGTCGCGGTGTCCGTCATCCTGCAGACCGTGACCGACCTCGCCCACGCCGCGATCGACCCACGGCTACGACCGGAGGCACGATGA
- a CDS encoding ABC transporter substrate-binding protein translates to MTICRTVFNTLIEYDHKTLQPLPGLAQSWELKGDTLTFRLRPGVTYHSGRPFDARDVVFAITNLHKDNVSSQLKHVAKAIADIDSDGLDVRLKLARPMSNVFDLFEILVIPDRESIAELAKGSRIIGTGPFRVASYSPGAGLKLRRNEKYFKPSRPYLDGVDITIVSQSQSMLSSMRSGQTHLVLDIAPLDAVGITNDRRFKVVAADPYDSAYYVASNVSVKPLDDKRVRQAIAWGIDRQRILDQVLGGIGTTSSLPWSPTSPAYDAAKARHYTYNPDRAKELIREAGARGARLDIVYNAGLGANARIAEIVQYNLSQAGIDARAVPLQAADFQGRLTGGKLPGLFVNGHGFGQLAPATLVKGAFPFNADKNASNFVSPEYQSIANALWSAADPAATKAASDRVNDFLLDQQFVTDLVTSAHTFTVTKRLRGLAYSMFDYLNLDDAYLD, encoded by the coding sequence ATGACGATCTGTCGCACCGTCTTCAACACACTCATCGAGTACGACCACAAGACGCTGCAACCTCTCCCGGGGCTCGCCCAGTCGTGGGAACTCAAGGGCGATACCTTGACCTTCCGGCTCCGCCCCGGCGTCACCTACCACTCGGGTCGTCCCTTCGACGCCCGAGATGTGGTCTTCGCGATCACGAACCTGCACAAGGACAACGTCTCCTCACAACTCAAGCACGTCGCCAAGGCGATCGCCGACATCGACAGCGACGGCCTCGACGTCCGGCTCAAGCTCGCCCGTCCGATGAGCAACGTCTTCGACCTGTTCGAGATTCTCGTCATCCCCGACCGCGAGTCGATCGCCGAACTCGCCAAAGGCAGCCGGATCATCGGCACCGGGCCCTTCCGTGTCGCCTCGTACTCGCCCGGAGCCGGCCTGAAACTCCGCCGCAACGAGAAGTACTTCAAGCCGAGCCGGCCCTATCTCGACGGCGTCGACATCACCATCGTCAGTCAGTCGCAATCCATGTTGTCGTCGATGCGCTCCGGGCAAACCCACCTGGTCCTCGACATCGCGCCCCTGGACGCCGTCGGGATCACCAACGACCGCAGGTTCAAGGTCGTCGCCGCCGACCCCTACGACTCGGCCTACTACGTCGCGTCCAACGTCTCGGTGAAACCGCTCGACGACAAGCGTGTGCGTCAGGCCATCGCATGGGGTATCGACCGCCAACGCATCCTCGACCAGGTCCTCGGCGGCATCGGCACCACGTCGTCGCTTCCGTGGTCACCCACCTCGCCCGCCTACGACGCGGCCAAGGCCCGGCACTACACGTACAACCCGGACCGGGCCAAGGAGTTGATCCGCGAGGCCGGTGCCAGGGGCGCACGACTGGACATCGTGTACAACGCGGGCCTGGGCGCCAACGCGCGCATCGCGGAGATCGTCCAGTACAACCTGAGCCAAGCCGGAATCGACGCCCGCGCGGTCCCGCTCCAGGCCGCCGACTTCCAAGGCCGACTCACCGGCGGAAAACTCCCCGGCCTGTTCGTCAACGGCCACGGGTTCGGACAACTGGCGCCGGCCACCCTCGTCAAAGGCGCCTTTCCGTTCAACGCGGACAAGAACGCGTCGAACTTCGTCAGCCCGGAATACCAGTCCATCGCCAACGCTCTGTGGAGCGCCGCCGATCCGGCCGCCACGAAGGCGGCGTCGGACCGCGTCAACGACTTCCTGCTCGATCAGCAGTTCGTCACCGACCTGGTCACCAGCGCCCACACATTCACCGTCACCAAACGACTTCGGGGCCTCGCCTACTCGATGTTCGACTACCTGAATCTCGACGACGCGTATCTGGATTAG